In a single window of the Saccharothrix australiensis genome:
- a CDS encoding MerR family transcriptional regulator, giving the protein MRIGTLSRRTGVSIRLLRYYEEQGLLAPRRLPSGYREYGEADVRTVRSIRTLLAAGLSTRTIAELLPCMVDDGEGPAPGCADLLPDLYRERERLDGAIADLVAARAALDTIIATTPPREPDDLDDLGDTGDLDGTDSRCSATAR; this is encoded by the coding sequence GTGCGCATCGGAACCCTGTCCCGGCGGACCGGCGTCAGCATCCGGCTGCTGCGCTACTACGAGGAGCAGGGCCTGCTGGCGCCTCGACGCCTGCCCAGCGGGTACCGCGAGTACGGCGAGGCGGACGTGCGCACCGTGCGGAGCATCCGCACCCTGCTCGCCGCCGGGCTGAGCACGCGCACGATCGCCGAACTGCTGCCCTGCATGGTCGACGACGGGGAGGGGCCGGCCCCGGGGTGCGCGGACCTGCTGCCCGACCTGTACCGGGAGCGCGAGCGCCTGGACGGGGCCATCGCCGACCTAGTGGCCGCCCGCGCCGCCTTGGACACCATCATCGCGACCACGCCACCGCGCGAGCCGGACGACCTGGACGACCTGGGTGACACGGGTGACCTGGATGGCACGGACTCCCGCTGTTCCGCCACGGCCCGGTAG
- a CDS encoding Lrp/AsnC family transcriptional regulator, whose protein sequence is MVTAARPAESEAALDDVDLDIIAALQLDPRAAFDRVAEVLGSTGRTVARRVERMTEAGVLRFVCEVHRSLVSEGTRIHSWIRTEPRLIHQVAETLTAMPEVVFCCTTAGSAGVYCTAVPGRGERAEFLTSRLPAVPGIIATRSEIELRVVRKASSWRLPRLTGAQRAALARPLPDFAQRPRPLSEEERTAVTLLRVDARMAYADLARALGMTQPRARRLVLNLLDEGLLQPRVDVEPGALGYRTEAILGLRTQFGHATAVADALTRYGGTRYLARVAGTSSLLCQAVFQDEPALADFLDDQLAGVDAVVHAEVSMILRVTKRLWIPREGVLLGVPRFPDLLPSPQP, encoded by the coding sequence ATGGTGACTGCGGCGCGACCCGCCGAGAGCGAAGCCGCTCTGGACGACGTGGACCTGGACATCATCGCCGCACTCCAGCTCGACCCGCGCGCCGCGTTCGACCGGGTGGCCGAGGTGCTCGGCAGCACCGGCCGGACCGTGGCCAGGCGGGTCGAGCGGATGACCGAGGCGGGCGTCCTGCGGTTCGTGTGCGAGGTGCACCGGTCGCTGGTGTCCGAGGGCACCCGGATACACAGCTGGATCAGGACCGAGCCGAGGCTGATCCACCAGGTGGCGGAAACCCTGACCGCCATGCCCGAGGTGGTGTTCTGCTGCACGACGGCGGGCAGCGCGGGCGTGTACTGCACCGCCGTGCCCGGCCGGGGCGAGCGCGCCGAGTTCCTGACCTCCCGGCTGCCCGCCGTGCCCGGCATCATCGCCACCCGCAGCGAGATCGAGCTGCGCGTGGTGCGCAAGGCGTCCTCCTGGCGGCTGCCCCGGCTGACCGGCGCCCAGCGGGCCGCGCTGGCCCGGCCGCTGCCGGACTTCGCGCAGCGCCCGCGCCCGCTGTCGGAGGAGGAGCGCACCGCGGTCACCCTGCTCCGGGTCGACGCGCGGATGGCCTACGCCGACCTGGCCCGCGCCCTGGGCATGACCCAGCCGAGGGCCCGCCGCCTGGTGCTGAACCTGCTGGACGAGGGGCTGCTCCAGCCGCGCGTCGACGTCGAGCCCGGCGCGCTCGGCTACCGGACGGAGGCCATCCTGGGCCTGCGCACCCAGTTCGGCCACGCGACCGCCGTCGCCGACGCGCTCACCCGGTACGGCGGCACCCGCTACCTGGCCAGGGTCGCCGGCACGTCGAGCCTGCTGTGCCAGGCGGTGTTCCAGGACGAACCGGCGCTGGCCGACTTCCTGGACGACCAGCTCGCGGGGGTGGACGCGGTGGTCCACGCCGAGGTGTCCATGATCCTGCGGGTCACCAAGCGCCTCTGGATACCGCGGGAGGGCGTGCTGCTGGGCGTGCCCCGGTTCCCGGACCTGCTGCCGAGCCCGCAGCCGTAG
- a CDS encoding NAD(P)-dependent oxidoreductase, translated as MTSDLDRTPVTVVGLGPMGLALAAALLERGHPLTVWNRTPEKADELVGKGARRAATVAEAASASPLTIMCLKDYDTMYAVFDAAGDALRGRVLVNLNSGTPNEARAAVDWADERGVAYLDGAIMVQPPLVGHPGSVFLYSGSQDVFDRHRATLASLGDPRYLGADPGLAVLYNTALLDLMYAATNGFLHASALVASAGVPAATFAGLALDWFLPTVVQASLAEQAPALDAGHYPGDLGTLEMNRNALEHITLTSREQGVHDDQPRLMQGIAERAIAEGHGDRNYLAVFEVFKKANAARA; from the coding sequence ATGACCTCCGACCTGGACCGCACCCCCGTCACCGTCGTCGGCCTCGGCCCGATGGGCCTCGCGCTCGCCGCCGCCCTGCTGGAGCGGGGCCACCCGCTGACCGTCTGGAACCGCACCCCGGAGAAGGCCGACGAGCTGGTCGGCAAGGGCGCGCGGCGGGCGGCGACCGTCGCCGAAGCCGCGTCCGCGAGCCCCCTCACCATCATGTGCCTCAAGGACTACGACACCATGTACGCCGTGTTCGACGCCGCCGGGGACGCGTTGCGTGGCCGCGTCCTGGTGAACCTCAACTCCGGCACGCCGAACGAGGCCCGCGCGGCGGTCGACTGGGCCGACGAGCGCGGCGTCGCGTACCTCGACGGCGCGATCATGGTGCAGCCGCCGCTGGTGGGGCACCCGGGTTCCGTCTTCCTGTACAGCGGCTCGCAGGACGTGTTCGACCGGCACCGCGCCACCCTGGCGAGCCTGGGCGACCCCCGGTACCTCGGCGCGGACCCCGGCCTCGCGGTGCTGTACAACACGGCGCTGCTGGACCTGATGTACGCGGCCACCAACGGCTTCCTGCACGCGAGCGCCCTGGTGGCCTCGGCGGGCGTCCCGGCGGCGACCTTCGCCGGGCTCGCCCTCGACTGGTTCCTGCCCACCGTCGTCCAGGCGTCCCTGGCCGAGCAGGCGCCCGCCCTGGACGCCGGGCACTACCCCGGTGACCTCGGCACCCTGGAGATGAACCGCAACGCGCTGGAGCACATCACCCTGACCTCGCGGGAGCAGGGCGTGCACGACGACCAGCCGAGGCTGATGCAGGGCATCGCCGAGCGCGCGATCGCCGAGGGGCACGGCGACCGGAACTACCTGGCGGTGTTCGAGGTCTTCAAGAAGGCGAACGCGGCCCGCGCGTGA
- a CDS encoding GNAT family N-acetyltransferase, with product MFSIPLGDDGAELRPLEPWQAEEFLANIDRGREFIGRYVGLADAVTDLASSRAYLQRYADKAAADTGRIYGTWLDGTLVGGVLFRTMDVPMGTAEAGCWLEPSAAGRGLATRAARVIIDWAIGERGVHRVEWVVAAGNLASVAVARRLGMTREGVLRESFPHGGERYDMELWSVLAPEWRSAARQHGNGHRRVP from the coding sequence ATGTTCTCGATCCCCCTCGGCGACGACGGTGCGGAGCTGCGTCCGCTCGAACCGTGGCAGGCCGAAGAGTTCCTGGCCAACATCGACCGCGGACGGGAGTTCATCGGGCGCTACGTCGGGCTGGCGGACGCCGTCACGGACCTGGCGTCGAGCCGGGCGTACCTCCAGCGGTACGCGGACAAGGCCGCGGCGGACACCGGCCGGATCTACGGGACGTGGCTCGACGGGACGCTGGTCGGCGGCGTGCTGTTCCGGACGATGGACGTGCCGATGGGCACGGCCGAGGCCGGGTGCTGGCTGGAGCCGTCGGCGGCCGGCCGGGGGCTCGCGACGCGGGCCGCGCGGGTCATCATCGACTGGGCCATCGGGGAACGCGGCGTGCACCGCGTGGAGTGGGTGGTGGCGGCGGGCAACCTGGCCAGCGTCGCCGTCGCCCGCCGGCTGGGCATGACGCGGGAGGGCGTGCTGCGGGAGTCCTTCCCGCACGGCGGTGAGCGGTACGACATGGAGCTGTGGTCGGTCCTCGCGCCCGAGTGGCGGTCGGCCGCGCGGCAGCACGGGAACGGCCACCGGCGCGTGCCCTGA
- a CDS encoding M15 family metallopeptidase has protein sequence MVRQWVRVFGDGGGRSGRRASAAVAGVLVVALSACGQGPSAGGSSGGAARPGEDGSIAENSSISPFDAEHVAIRKLDPDLVAAVRKAAEDARSTGVELRVTSGWRSKEYQQRLLDRAVTAYGSLEEARRLVSTPEKSAHVSGKAIDIGPTDAADWLGRNGAEYGLCQVYANEMWHFELLTSPGGECPEQRNDAAG, from the coding sequence ATGGTCCGCCAGTGGGTGCGCGTGTTCGGTGATGGTGGTGGGCGGTCGGGCCGCCGTGCTTCGGCGGCGGTGGCCGGTGTGCTCGTGGTGGCGCTGTCCGCCTGCGGCCAGGGTCCCTCGGCGGGCGGGTCGTCCGGCGGGGCGGCGCGGCCCGGCGAGGACGGCAGCATCGCCGAGAACAGCAGCATCTCGCCCTTCGACGCCGAGCACGTCGCGATCCGGAAGCTGGACCCGGACCTGGTGGCGGCGGTGCGCAAGGCGGCGGAGGACGCCCGGTCGACCGGTGTCGAGCTGCGGGTCACCTCGGGCTGGCGGAGCAAGGAGTACCAGCAGCGCCTGCTCGACCGGGCGGTCACCGCCTACGGGAGCCTCGAAGAGGCGCGGCGGCTGGTCAGCACGCCGGAGAAGTCCGCGCACGTGTCCGGCAAGGCCATCGACATCGGTCCGACCGACGCCGCCGACTGGCTGGGCCGCAACGGCGCGGAGTACGGCCTGTGCCAGGTGTACGCGAACGAGATGTGGCACTTCGAACTCCTGACGAGCCCTGGCGGCGAGTGCCCCGAGCAGCGCAACGACGCGGCGGGGTGA
- a CDS encoding lectin-like domain-containing protein: MSVDAGDDRSALHERDLATLGFVHQANLRLRAVLCTLARRGVALRQAEPERARQILDALAPWPLYKGGQFLFDLLEWEDFMVDGEPPPVLSHADLVGVLDLPLRWLAATAAPPLAVTPAPLRQTAAAFELPVRWLAATARSALHGAVRDLAQVLGTPTASDDGAGDDRDGPLPALESGFYLYQDVVLGLFELTGPRLPGSIATDPPPSTAGDDVPAGDDDPAGDDVPDPDGAPEPGTSTDVFPIVEPFQGGDVTGLAHDWTLHGDATLTADDGLQLTPNERDRAGTVLLNTPFPSRAGVSIEFDYYASGGNGDGFAVYLIDGEHDTGVGGYGAGLGYARGGVGERDGVTKGYLGIGFDRWGNFSTTLAGPVDGGARRPHTVALRGSGDRAEGFHHLAAVGVEGGLDAVWEDGAHVRVVIVDAVVTVSLTRAGRTTTVFDGVDLAAARGQVAVPATFKLGLSASTGYETSAHRVRNLVVTMPETTADRTSPA; this comes from the coding sequence GTGAGCGTCGACGCCGGCGACGACCGGTCCGCCCTGCACGAGCGGGACCTCGCGACGCTCGGGTTCGTGCACCAGGCCAACCTCCGGCTGCGGGCGGTGCTGTGCACCCTCGCTCGGCGCGGTGTCGCGCTGCGGCAGGCGGAGCCCGAGCGCGCGCGGCAGATCCTCGACGCGCTCGCGCCGTGGCCGCTGTACAAGGGTGGGCAGTTCCTGTTCGACCTGCTCGAATGGGAGGACTTCATGGTCGACGGGGAGCCGCCGCCCGTCCTGTCCCACGCCGACCTCGTCGGCGTGCTGGACCTGCCGCTGCGCTGGCTGGCCGCCACCGCCGCGCCACCGCTCGCGGTGACGCCCGCGCCGCTGCGGCAGACCGCAGCCGCCTTCGAGCTGCCGGTGCGGTGGCTGGCCGCCACCGCGCGATCGGCCCTGCACGGCGCGGTGCGCGACCTCGCGCAGGTGCTGGGCACGCCGACCGCGAGCGACGACGGCGCGGGCGACGACCGCGACGGGCCGCTGCCCGCGTTGGAGAGCGGGTTCTACCTGTACCAGGACGTCGTGCTCGGCCTGTTCGAGCTGACCGGGCCCCGCCTGCCGGGCTCGATCGCGACCGACCCGCCGCCGTCCACCGCGGGCGACGACGTCCCGGCCGGTGACGACGACCCGGCAGGTGACGACGTCCCCGACCCGGACGGTGCGCCCGAGCCGGGGACGTCCACCGACGTCTTCCCGATCGTGGAGCCGTTCCAGGGCGGTGACGTGACGGGCCTGGCGCACGACTGGACGCTGCACGGCGACGCCACGCTGACGGCGGACGACGGGCTGCAACTGACCCCGAACGAGCGCGACCGGGCGGGTACGGTGCTGCTGAACACGCCGTTCCCGTCCCGAGCCGGGGTGTCCATCGAGTTCGACTACTACGCCTCCGGCGGCAACGGCGACGGGTTCGCCGTCTACCTCATCGACGGCGAGCACGACACGGGCGTCGGCGGCTACGGTGCCGGGCTGGGGTACGCGCGCGGCGGGGTGGGCGAGCGGGACGGCGTGACGAAGGGCTACCTGGGCATCGGGTTCGACCGGTGGGGCAACTTCTCGACCACCCTGGCCGGTCCCGTCGACGGCGGCGCGCGTCGGCCGCACACCGTCGCGCTGCGCGGCTCGGGCGACCGGGCCGAGGGCTTCCACCACCTCGCCGCCGTCGGCGTCGAGGGCGGGCTGGACGCCGTGTGGGAGGACGGTGCCCACGTGCGGGTCGTCATCGTCGACGCCGTCGTCACGGTGTCCCTGACCCGCGCCGGCCGGACCACCACCGTGTTCGACGGGGTCGACCTCGCGGCGGCCCGCGGCCAGGTCGCCGTGCCCGCGACGTTCAAGCTGGGGCTGTCCGCCAGCACCGGCTACGAGACGTCGGCGCACCGCGTGCGCAACCTGGTCGTCACCATGCCGGAGACCACGGCGGATCGCACGTCACCCGCCTGA
- a CDS encoding GlxA family transcriptional regulator, with translation MPVIAVLALDNVVAFDLTIPCQVFAAARRADSSPAYEIRVCAEPVVTATAWDQEAFRLSSRYGLDDARDADTVVVPGADPDRPPGPGVLRVLRDAVDRGATVASICTGAFVLAAAGLLDGRRATTHWRLAGLLAERHPEVEVDPSVLFVDEGRVLTSAGVAAGLDLCLHLVRRDLGAAVAADAARAIVMPPQRSGGQAQFIEHRDPDRDPDDLTPTLRWVEDNLDRPLSLADIAAQAAISTRSLSRRFRARTGTTPLRWVLDRRVQRARELLETTTLSVDRIARTAGFGSTEALRHHFARQVGTTPGAYRAAFQQP, from the coding sequence ATGCCCGTCATCGCCGTCCTGGCTCTCGACAACGTGGTGGCCTTCGACCTCACGATCCCCTGCCAGGTGTTCGCCGCGGCGCGCCGGGCCGACTCGTCCCCCGCCTACGAGATCCGGGTGTGCGCCGAACCGGTGGTCACCGCGACGGCCTGGGACCAGGAGGCGTTCCGGCTCTCGTCGCGCTACGGGCTCGACGACGCGCGCGACGCGGACACCGTGGTCGTGCCGGGCGCGGACCCGGACCGCCCGCCCGGCCCCGGGGTCCTGCGGGTGCTGCGGGACGCCGTGGACCGGGGCGCGACGGTGGCGTCCATCTGCACCGGCGCGTTCGTGCTCGCGGCGGCGGGGCTGCTCGACGGCCGCCGCGCGACCACCCACTGGCGGCTCGCCGGCCTGCTCGCCGAGCGCCACCCCGAGGTCGAGGTGGACCCGTCGGTCCTGTTCGTCGACGAGGGGCGGGTGCTGACCTCGGCCGGCGTCGCGGCCGGGCTGGACCTGTGCCTGCACCTGGTGCGCCGCGACCTCGGCGCGGCGGTGGCGGCCGACGCGGCGCGGGCGATCGTCATGCCGCCGCAGCGCTCCGGCGGGCAGGCGCAGTTCATCGAGCACCGCGACCCCGACCGCGACCCCGACGACCTCACGCCGACGCTGCGCTGGGTCGAGGACAACCTCGACCGGCCGCTGTCGCTGGCCGACATCGCGGCGCAGGCGGCCATCAGCACCCGCAGCCTGTCCCGCCGGTTCCGCGCCCGCACCGGCACCACACCGCTGCGCTGGGTGCTGGACCGGCGCGTGCAGCGGGCGAGGGAACTGCTGGAGACCACCACCCTGTCGGTGGACCGGATCGCGCGCACGGCGGGGTTCGGCTCGACGGAGGCGCTGCGGCACCACTTCGCCCGGCAGGTCGGCACCACGCCCGGGGCCTACCGGGCGGCGTTCCAGCAGCCCTGA
- a CDS encoding class I SAM-dependent methyltransferase, whose amino-acid sequence MGELPETFDDAFRSSARSEWLRREFPRLLDPELPPEVEPFSFVPASGLAEIASAVRVGPGDLLVDLACGRGGPGMWVARRVGAALCGVDGSSVAVAAATDRRDAFGLGSRARFAQGDLAATGLADGAADAVMCVDALQFAPDRDLVARELRRVLRPGGRLVLTCWEARLLGDACVVERFATLRCGEVLRAAGFADVEVVERPAWEERRRAVYDAALALGPSEDVGLSMIQAEGRDALQEMPLTRRVLVTATNPT is encoded by the coding sequence ATGGGCGAACTCCCCGAGACGTTCGACGACGCCTTCCGGTCCTCGGCGCGGTCGGAGTGGTTGCGCCGGGAGTTCCCGCGCCTCCTCGACCCGGAGTTGCCGCCGGAGGTGGAGCCGTTCTCCTTCGTGCCCGCGTCCGGGCTGGCCGAGATCGCCTCGGCGGTGCGCGTCGGGCCCGGCGACCTGCTGGTTGACCTCGCCTGCGGGCGCGGCGGGCCGGGCATGTGGGTGGCGCGGCGCGTCGGCGCGGCGCTGTGCGGCGTGGACGGCTCGTCGGTCGCGGTCGCCGCCGCGACCGACCGCCGGGACGCGTTCGGGCTGGGGTCGAGGGCGCGGTTCGCGCAGGGGGACCTGGCGGCCACCGGGCTGGCCGACGGTGCGGCCGACGCCGTGATGTGCGTCGACGCGCTCCAGTTCGCCCCGGACCGCGACCTGGTCGCGCGGGAGCTGCGGCGCGTGCTCCGCCCCGGCGGTCGACTCGTGCTGACCTGCTGGGAAGCCCGCCTGCTCGGCGATGCCTGCGTGGTCGAGCGGTTCGCGACCCTGCGCTGCGGCGAGGTGCTGCGCGCCGCCGGGTTCGCCGACGTCGAGGTGGTCGAGCGGCCGGCGTGGGAGGAGCGCAGGCGAGCGGTGTACGACGCGGCGCTGGCGCTCGGCCCCTCGGAGGACGTCGGGCTGAGCATGATCCAGGCCGAGGGCCGGGATGCCCTCCAGGAGATGCCGCTGACCAGACGCGTGCTCGTCACCGCCACCAACCCGACCTGA
- a CDS encoding alpha/beta fold hydrolase, with product MTETQHHDLGDFTLQHGATLRGARLAYATYGTLAPDKSNAVVYPTWYSGRHWDNEWLIGPGMALDPDKYFVIVPNMLGNGLSTSPSNTTGGYAGPRFPHVTFHDQVRAQHDLVTRHFGIERLALVTGWSMGAGQTYQWAVSHPEMVERIAPFCGSSRTSFHNQVFLEGVKAALTADAAFAGGWYGDAPPVVGLRAAARVYAGWGFSQAFYWDREWEKLGHTSLEDFLVGFWEGFFLDDRDPNNLLTMLRTWQTADVGLTPGFDGDTVAALASIRATAIVMPAEKDLYFPPEDEAWAVGHMADAELRVIPGTWGHFAGHGSNEPDTRFIDAALRDLLARPGGLG from the coding sequence GTGACCGAAACCCAGCACCACGACCTCGGCGACTTCACCCTGCAACACGGCGCGACCCTGCGCGGCGCGCGGCTCGCCTACGCGACCTACGGCACGCTCGCACCCGACAAGTCCAACGCCGTCGTGTACCCCACGTGGTACTCCGGCCGCCACTGGGACAACGAGTGGCTGATCGGCCCCGGCATGGCCCTCGACCCGGACAAGTACTTCGTCATCGTCCCGAACATGCTCGGGAACGGCCTGTCCACCTCGCCGAGCAACACCACCGGCGGCTACGCCGGGCCCCGCTTCCCGCACGTCACGTTCCACGACCAGGTCCGCGCGCAGCACGACCTGGTGACCAGGCACTTCGGCATCGAGCGCCTCGCGCTGGTGACCGGCTGGTCGATGGGCGCGGGCCAGACCTACCAGTGGGCCGTGAGCCACCCGGAGATGGTCGAGCGCATCGCCCCGTTCTGCGGCTCGTCGCGGACCAGCTTCCACAACCAGGTCTTCCTGGAGGGCGTGAAGGCCGCGCTGACCGCCGACGCGGCGTTCGCGGGCGGCTGGTACGGCGACGCGCCGCCGGTCGTCGGCCTGCGCGCCGCCGCCCGCGTGTACGCCGGGTGGGGCTTCTCCCAGGCGTTCTACTGGGACCGGGAGTGGGAGAAGCTCGGCCACACGTCGCTGGAGGACTTCCTGGTCGGGTTCTGGGAGGGCTTCTTCCTCGACGACCGGGACCCCAACAACCTGCTCACCATGCTGCGGACCTGGCAGACCGCCGACGTCGGCCTGACGCCGGGCTTCGACGGGGACACGGTGGCGGCGCTGGCCTCGATCCGCGCCACGGCCATCGTGATGCCCGCCGAGAAGGACCTGTACTTCCCTCCGGAGGACGAGGCGTGGGCGGTCGGGCACATGGCCGACGCCGAACTCCGGGTCATCCCCGGCACCTGGGGGCACTTCGCCGGGCACGGCAGCAACGAGCCCGACACGCGCTTCATCGACGCGGCGCTGCGCGACCTGCTCGCGCGCCCCGGCGGCCTCGGCTGA
- a CDS encoding DJ-1/PfpI family protein, with product MTTLAVHAVLYDGVEEQDFVGPIAVFGVFDHIRTTYVTVDGPRTVTTASGAEIVVRAPWSPSSADVVLVPGGGYGEGSGVDLEIRRGALPKALADAQRPGVVLAAVCTGTLLLAAAGITGGRPCTTHHVALEDLRARGGRVVDARVVDDGDLVTSGGVTSGLDLGLWWVERRYGPEAALLAERVLEHERRGTVWRAAS from the coding sequence GTGACCACCCTCGCCGTGCACGCCGTGCTCTACGACGGCGTCGAGGAGCAGGACTTCGTCGGCCCCATCGCGGTTTTCGGCGTCTTCGACCACATCCGGACGACCTACGTCACCGTCGACGGCCCGCGGACGGTGACCACCGCGTCCGGCGCGGAGATCGTCGTCCGCGCCCCTTGGTCGCCGTCGTCCGCCGACGTGGTCCTCGTGCCCGGCGGCGGTTACGGCGAAGGCTCCGGCGTGGACCTGGAGATCCGCCGCGGCGCGCTGCCGAAGGCGCTCGCCGACGCGCAACGCCCCGGCGTGGTCCTGGCGGCGGTGTGCACCGGCACGCTGCTCCTCGCGGCGGCCGGGATCACCGGGGGTCGGCCCTGCACCACGCACCACGTGGCCTTGGAAGACCTCCGGGCGCGGGGCGGGCGGGTCGTCGACGCGCGGGTCGTCGACGACGGTGACCTGGTCACCTCCGGCGGTGTCACGTCCGGGCTCGACCTGGGGCTGTGGTGGGTGGAGCGCCGTTACGGGCCGGAGGCCGCGCTGCTCGCCGAACGGGTGCTGGAGCACGAACGCCGCGGCACCGTGTGGCGCGCCGCGTCATGA
- a CDS encoding polyprenyl synthetase family protein, with protein sequence MGTEPAITTAPHTGARLLADTVSALSERAPAIVAAAADQLRGVVLGLHFHDGSRATLTVRHSRLLVEPDLVGDPDVEVVFDDRAMNLIFDAQRPPVEQVLPHSLDVRGPRAGVLAVWRAFTLLSQRASGLRFVQQLWREYRERSPRLWGPVADGAPDPLSPHGATATGWRAVDFLAARRPLDVDEGTRALIGGTVDTAPRLLWDGRRSDGWWEAGPVGDADLVETMRACRARANREIDLLLPDREPKADLYDLMGAYPTRQGKGLRPTLVFATCAAFGEKPEHAARAAAALELFHNGFLVHDDIADESTHRRGLPTLNAEFGNGVAVNVGDGLNLLAVDAVLANLETLGLARTLGLIQEAMHMCRESVEGQAIELGWIRSRVVPREDADYFLMSTKKTGWYTCISPCRMGAVCAGVTDPAVLGRFDEAFRLIGIAFQIQDDILNLVGDEALYGKEALGDLLEGKRTVMLIHLFRTANARDRKRLARVLNRRRTDKSQQDAEELLAAMREYGSLDYAVDLADRLAAEGIERFEHDLAVIPENEGKAVLRQIAHYVTSRPL encoded by the coding sequence ATGGGGACTGAACCGGCGATCACCACCGCGCCGCACACGGGGGCGCGGCTGCTGGCGGACACGGTGTCGGCGCTGTCGGAACGCGCGCCCGCCATCGTCGCCGCCGCGGCCGACCAGCTGCGCGGCGTCGTGCTGGGCCTGCACTTCCACGACGGCAGCCGAGCCACGCTGACCGTGCGCCACAGCCGGCTGCTGGTCGAGCCCGACCTGGTCGGCGACCCCGACGTCGAGGTGGTCTTCGACGACCGGGCGATGAACCTGATCTTCGACGCCCAGCGGCCGCCGGTCGAGCAGGTGCTGCCGCACAGCCTGGACGTGCGCGGACCCCGCGCCGGGGTGCTGGCGGTGTGGCGGGCGTTCACGCTGCTGTCCCAGCGCGCGTCGGGGCTCCGGTTCGTCCAGCAGCTGTGGCGCGAGTACCGCGAGCGGTCGCCCCGCCTGTGGGGCCCGGTGGCCGACGGCGCGCCCGACCCGCTGTCACCGCACGGTGCCACCGCGACCGGGTGGCGCGCCGTGGACTTCCTCGCCGCGCGCCGCCCGCTGGACGTGGACGAGGGCACCAGGGCGTTGATCGGCGGGACGGTGGACACCGCGCCGCGGCTGCTGTGGGACGGGCGCCGCAGCGACGGCTGGTGGGAGGCCGGGCCGGTCGGCGACGCCGACCTGGTGGAGACGATGCGGGCCTGCCGGGCACGCGCCAACCGGGAGATCGACCTCCTGCTGCCGGACCGGGAGCCGAAGGCCGACCTGTACGACCTGATGGGCGCGTACCCGACGCGGCAGGGCAAGGGGCTCCGGCCCACCCTCGTGTTCGCGACCTGCGCGGCGTTCGGGGAGAAGCCGGAGCACGCGGCGCGGGCGGCGGCTGCTCTGGAGCTGTTCCACAACGGCTTCCTGGTGCACGACGACATCGCCGACGAGTCGACGCACCGCCGCGGCCTGCCCACCCTGAACGCCGAGTTCGGCAACGGGGTCGCGGTCAACGTCGGCGACGGGCTCAACCTGCTGGCGGTCGACGCGGTGCTGGCGAACCTCGAAACGCTCGGCCTGGCCAGGACGCTGGGGCTGATCCAGGAGGCCATGCACATGTGCCGGGAGTCCGTCGAGGGCCAGGCCATCGAGCTGGGCTGGATCCGCTCCCGCGTGGTGCCGCGCGAGGACGCCGACTACTTCCTCATGAGCACCAAGAAGACCGGCTGGTACACGTGCATCAGCCCGTGCCGGATGGGCGCGGTGTGCGCCGGGGTGACCGACCCGGCCGTGCTGGGCCGGTTCGACGAGGCGTTCCGGCTGATCGGCATCGCGTTCCAGATCCAGGACGACATCCTCAACCTCGTCGGCGACGAGGCCCTGTACGGCAAGGAGGCGCTCGGCGACCTCCTGGAGGGCAAGCGCACCGTCATGTTGATCCACCTCTTCCGCACCGCGAACGCCCGCGACCGCAAGCGGCTCGCGCGGGTGCTGAACCGGCGGCGCACCGACAAGTCCCAGCAGGACGCCGAGGAGCTGCTCGCGGCCATGCGCGAGTACGGCTCGCTCGACTACGCCGTGGACCTGGCCGACCGGCTGGCCGCCGAGGGCATCGAGCGCTTCGAGCACGACCTGGCCGTCATCCCGGAGAACGAAGGGAAAGCAGTGCTGCGACAGATCGCCCACTACGTCACCTCCCGGCCGCTGTGA